From the genome of Candidatus Nitrosocosmicus oleophilus, one region includes:
- a CDS encoding DUF3303 family protein: MSATFLVFYRFKTMTPEESKKANEQWREMKRSLPQGIELMGEYSHAWGTEYNGFLLFESDTSDGFMDWWSSFKDSIRWYVDHTHTITARRK, from the coding sequence ATGAGTGCTACCTTTTTAGTTTTCTATAGATTTAAAACAATGACTCCGGAAGAATCCAAAAAAGCAAATGAGCAGTGGAGAGAGATGAAGAGGAGTTTGCCGCAGGGAATCGAGTTAATGGGAGAATATAGTCATGCGTGGGGTACTGAGTATAATGGATTTTTGCTCTTTGAATCAGATACCAGTGATGGATTTATGGACTGGTGGTCTAGTTTTAAGGATAGTATTAGATGGTATGTAGATCATACACACACGATTACTGCCAGAAGAAAATAA
- a CDS encoding Lrp/AsnC family transcriptional regulator: MNHNAFVLINCTLGSEAKVMEQIKDLEYVNKAYRVYGVYDIIVKVNASDKEDLQRKVLLIRRLNDIKSTLTLLEINNS; this comes from the coding sequence ATGAATCACAATGCCTTTGTTTTAATTAATTGTACGCTAGGGTCTGAAGCAAAGGTAATGGAACAAATAAAGGATTTGGAATACGTCAATAAAGCTTATCGCGTTTATGGCGTTTATGATATAATAGTAAAAGTAAATGCTAGTGACAAAGAGGATTTGCAAAGGAAAGTCCTTTTGATTAGACGACTCAATGATATAAAATCCACATTGACACTACTTGAAATAAACAATTCATGA
- a CDS encoding lipopolysaccharide biosynthesis protein — MNEFFDKDSEKRDENQDKNIDGISSHFTSSGILLFLNQLVLAFGNWIFWMLISRFASTVEIGQATTIYSLVVFVTTIIQFGIEYPILKYSLKYRESILFTTFIIEMGLSLLAIPFMVYFFANFEDNNLGQFEWLAILMVIMTAPGIIAHYLLLSLFKIRTVLIIDIIATVIKFLVGFILVIYGFGASGILFAFLINVSIVSLFTFAIVLKEMPFRLNFKVFKVVIKDGLINTPSKISRVFVFSLSVILLAVFGVDVSQIGIFYMALTISLIAGGFATNIGLMVIPASIRTERDYASSALRIGLSFTIPLIMILITQSYAILGFIGNSYTVASVDLIILGLSILPSSITIIAISEFNLTNQYKKILFIGIVEIIIFIVTFSILVPNLNILGASLATLVAFIASAIISIIWIKKTSLRYILTSLVSLASGIIIWQTISFIAGNGLIATIINLIVVVLASSAIVFYLNKITIRELISMIRSVAKMNNE; from the coding sequence GTGAATGAATTTTTTGACAAGGATAGCGAAAAAAGGGATGAAAACCAAGACAAAAACATAGATGGCATCTCCTCTCATTTTACAAGCTCTGGTATACTTTTATTTCTAAATCAGTTAGTTTTGGCCTTTGGTAACTGGATTTTCTGGATGCTGATTTCAAGATTCGCATCAACAGTAGAAATAGGTCAAGCAACCACCATATACAGCTTGGTGGTTTTTGTTACCACAATCATTCAATTTGGCATAGAATATCCAATTCTGAAATATTCCTTAAAATATAGAGAGTCCATACTATTTACTACTTTTATCATTGAGATGGGTTTAAGCCTCCTTGCCATCCCATTCATGGTTTATTTCTTCGCAAATTTTGAAGATAACAACCTGGGTCAGTTTGAATGGCTAGCTATACTAATGGTCATCATGACTGCACCGGGCATAATCGCACATTACCTTCTATTGAGTTTATTTAAAATCAGAACAGTTTTAATCATAGACATTATTGCTACAGTCATAAAATTTTTGGTTGGTTTTATTCTTGTAATATATGGTTTTGGAGCCTCGGGCATTTTGTTTGCATTTTTAATAAATGTCAGCATTGTAAGTTTGTTTACGTTTGCAATTGTCCTAAAGGAGATGCCATTTAGATTAAATTTCAAGGTTTTTAAAGTAGTAATCAAAGATGGTTTGATAAACACACCTTCAAAAATATCAAGGGTCTTTGTTTTTAGTCTAAGTGTAATCCTATTAGCCGTTTTTGGTGTTGATGTTTCACAGATTGGAATTTTCTACATGGCTTTAACAATAAGTCTCATAGCCGGAGGATTTGCTACCAATATTGGTCTAATGGTAATACCCGCATCAATCAGAACCGAGAGAGACTATGCATCTTCAGCTTTGCGGATAGGTTTAAGCTTCACGATCCCGCTCATAATGATTTTGATAACTCAATCATATGCCATACTAGGCTTCATAGGTAATAGCTATACTGTCGCAAGCGTTGATTTAATAATTCTTGGACTTTCCATATTACCTTCGTCTATAACTATAATAGCAATTTCGGAATTTAACCTTACAAATCAATATAAAAAGATCCTGTTTATAGGAATAGTAGAAATCATTATCTTCATTGTAACCTTCTCCATTCTAGTTCCAAATCTCAATATTTTGGGAGCATCATTAGCTACTTTAGTTGCTTTCATAGCGTCTGCAATAATATCCATAATTTGGATCAAAAAAACTTCCTTACGATACATCTTAACCTCATTAGTATCACTTGCATCTGGAATCATAATATGGCAAACTATAAGCTTTATTGCAGGAAATGGGCTCATAGCCACTATCATAAATCTGATAGTAGTGGTACTTGCCTCATCAGCTATAGTATTTTATTTAAATAAAATTACTATTCGTGAGTTAATTTCTATGATAAGGTCGGTGGCTAAAATGAATAATGAATAA
- a CDS encoding glycosyltransferase, whose protein sequence is MKFPISVIIPIFNEEKRIRKCLERSLEYCTAQDWDFEIVIVEDGCTDQSVMIVKEFEKIDKRIILVSLTKRYGKGGSVLRAIDHCTKSNIGFMDVDLSADPSEFERLIPFIEKNDIVIGSRTLRGSLGVATRPIRRKLLSFMYHLFFSCLFDIKIRDLQCGFKLFKKNSLSRVLSGIRVNGFAFDTEFLVMSKLNGLQIKEVPIVWHHDKNSKLNLFSTIFNMSRDLLNIWVKAFMTQLHECSSQKVKFVARPVILFQAISYNPFAKRSIKTDVLTG, encoded by the coding sequence TTGAAATTTCCAATAAGTGTCATAATCCCAATATTCAATGAAGAAAAAAGGATTAGAAAATGCCTGGAGCGATCTCTGGAATATTGTACAGCTCAGGATTGGGATTTTGAAATTGTGATAGTAGAAGATGGATGTACTGATCAGTCCGTCATGATAGTAAAGGAATTTGAGAAGATAGATAAGAGAATTATACTTGTCTCGTTAACCAAAAGATATGGTAAAGGTGGGTCAGTATTACGAGCTATTGATCATTGTACAAAGTCAAACATAGGATTTATGGATGTTGACTTATCAGCTGACCCATCGGAATTTGAAAGATTGATTCCGTTTATTGAAAAGAACGACATAGTTATTGGTTCAAGAACTCTGCGTGGAAGTTTAGGTGTGGCAACAAGGCCTATTAGAAGAAAGCTCTTGTCATTTATGTATCATTTGTTTTTCAGCTGTCTATTTGATATCAAAATTCGTGATCTTCAATGTGGTTTTAAATTATTTAAAAAAAATTCATTGTCTAGAGTCTTGTCAGGAATAAGAGTTAATGGTTTCGCATTTGACACAGAGTTTTTGGTAATGAGCAAGTTGAATGGTTTGCAAATAAAAGAAGTCCCTATCGTTTGGCACCATGACAAAAATTCCAAGCTAAATCTATTTTCCACCATATTTAATATGTCCCGCGATTTACTCAATATTTGGGTAAAGGCTTTCATGACACAATTACACGAGTGTTCGTCTCAGAAAGTCAAATTTGTTGCAAGACCAGTCATCCTATTTCAAGCAATTTCATATAACCCCTTCGCCAAACGTTCTATCAAGACAGATGTTCTAACGGGATAG
- the wecB gene encoding non-hydrolyzing UDP-N-acetylglucosamine 2-epimerase, with protein sequence MFAIVTGTRPEIIKMFPIMKQMDRHNIDYKYIHTGQHFDVSLSTQFLNEFSIPHPDYSIDLFDSKINPTLQIPEMMIKLDKLFREENFDGVIVQGDTNSVLAASLVSTQHNIPIYHVESGLRCFDYSMQEERNRLLVDHMSDVLFASTAVSKKNLENENVKGKIYVVGNTVMDAISIISNSEMSALNDEKPIDKIVSEEYVAVTLHRHENLSNRDFLYNFFSGLHESNLNYIFPIHPHTLKQMKKFKLDYFLRDRIKIVPPLGYTKFLNLLKKSKFVITDSGGIQEEITSHLVNKCAIVVRPNTERPESIESGHSRLLSDFSKNKLENEIYKLNNDLEHGINFRASPYGVGNSAQRIVNVLLEHYQPVSKILN encoded by the coding sequence ATGTTTGCGATTGTAACAGGCACAAGACCCGAAATTATCAAAATGTTTCCAATAATGAAACAGATGGACAGACATAATATTGATTATAAGTATATTCATACAGGCCAACACTTTGATGTTTCATTGTCAACACAATTTCTTAATGAGTTCTCTATCCCCCATCCTGACTATAGTATCGATTTGTTCGACTCAAAAATAAATCCAACCCTTCAAATTCCAGAAATGATGATAAAACTAGATAAGTTGTTTAGAGAAGAAAATTTTGACGGTGTAATAGTACAAGGTGATACCAATAGTGTTTTAGCTGCGTCACTAGTTTCTACACAACATAACATACCAATTTATCATGTAGAATCAGGATTACGATGTTTTGATTACAGTATGCAGGAGGAGCGAAATCGATTATTAGTAGATCACATGTCAGATGTTCTTTTTGCTTCAACTGCAGTTTCCAAAAAAAATCTCGAGAATGAAAATGTAAAGGGAAAGATATATGTCGTTGGGAACACAGTTATGGATGCAATAAGCATAATTTCGAATAGCGAAATGAGCGCTCTAAATGATGAAAAACCAATTGATAAAATTGTATCTGAAGAATATGTAGCAGTAACATTACACCGACATGAAAATTTGTCAAATAGAGATTTCTTGTACAACTTTTTTAGTGGATTACATGAATCTAACTTAAATTATATATTTCCTATACATCCCCATACTTTAAAACAAATGAAGAAATTTAAGTTGGATTATTTTCTTAGAGATAGAATAAAAATCGTCCCACCATTAGGATATACTAAATTTCTGAATTTATTGAAAAAGAGTAAATTTGTAATAACTGACTCCGGCGGGATTCAAGAAGAAATTACGTCCCATTTAGTAAACAAATGTGCTATTGTGGTAAGACCTAATACGGAACGACCAGAGTCAATAGAATCGGGACATTCCAGATTGCTTAGTGATTTTAGTAAGAATAAATTAGAGAACGAAATTTATAAACTCAATAATGATCTAGAACACGGAATTAATTTTAGAGCCAGCCCATATGGCGTTGGTAACAGTGCCCAAAGGATCGTGAATGTGTTATTAGAACATTATCAACCGGTTTCAAAGATATTGAATTAA
- a CDS encoding beta-L-arabinofuranosidase domain-containing protein — translation MKNKEFELAKDLQNWLLHSDIRITAGEDCGGFFGWKNLDALDEAGKYPYIYNEITGYSLSCFSYLYTETNDVEYLEAMKQTVEYIQKNMINNLLNTGKRKNENFTEKGMIENQIYSFDNGMVLAGLLNYYKVTKDQVVLKMAEKLANALIKYFFKNDQLCYALLDVNLSPLNYGSEKWSTQIGSYHAKLGIGLIDLYRITGNETYLKICGSLCELATSMQNDEGSFLNNLDKNDQIYLHPHLYACEGLTYVGFIKNDRKLLINGLKGIEWAISNMTIMGGVPRSNVDLNDQADCTSQLLRLLILYGKELEVYLKLPRDKIEKAMDSLLVRVMSFFINSEKAIKYNEQSNFACTWCSMFSLQALDLWNKRNNNKDVRHSKIEFFI, via the coding sequence TTGAAGAATAAAGAGTTTGAACTTGCAAAGGATCTGCAAAATTGGCTTTTGCATTCTGATATAAGGATTACGGCAGGAGAAGATTGTGGAGGTTTTTTCGGATGGAAAAATCTAGATGCATTGGATGAAGCAGGCAAGTATCCTTATATATATAATGAAATTACTGGTTATTCATTAAGTTGCTTTAGTTACTTGTATACCGAGACTAATGATGTTGAATATTTAGAAGCCATGAAACAAACTGTCGAATACATTCAAAAAAATATGATTAACAATTTATTAAATACGGGTAAGAGAAAAAATGAAAATTTTACGGAAAAAGGTATGATCGAAAATCAAATTTATTCTTTTGATAATGGCATGGTTCTTGCTGGTCTTTTAAATTATTATAAAGTTACCAAAGATCAAGTGGTTCTTAAAATGGCAGAGAAATTAGCAAATGCCTTAATAAAATATTTCTTTAAGAATGACCAACTATGTTATGCACTATTAGATGTAAACTTGTCACCCTTAAACTATGGCTCTGAAAAGTGGTCTACTCAAATTGGCTCATATCACGCTAAATTGGGAATTGGTTTGATAGATTTATATAGAATTACCGGAAATGAGACATATTTAAAAATTTGTGGAAGTCTTTGCGAACTTGCAACAAGTATGCAGAACGATGAAGGTAGTTTTTTGAATAATCTAGATAAAAATGACCAGATTTACCTTCATCCACACCTTTATGCCTGTGAAGGATTAACATATGTTGGGTTTATAAAAAACGATAGGAAATTGTTAATTAATGGATTGAAGGGAATTGAATGGGCCATTTCCAATATGACAATCATGGGCGGTGTTCCAAGGAGCAATGTCGACTTAAATGATCAAGCCGATTGTACTTCACAGTTACTACGGTTACTAATCCTATATGGTAAAGAATTGGAAGTTTATTTGAAGTTGCCTAGAGATAAAATAGAAAAGGCCATGGATAGTCTTCTTGTTAGAGTAATGAGCTTTTTTATTAATTCAGAAAAAGCTATAAAGTATAATGAGCAATCCAATTTTGCTTGTACTTGGTGCAGCATGTTTTCTTTACAAGCACTAGACCTCTGGAATAAAAGAAATAACAACAAAGATGTACGTCATTCAAAAATAGAGTTTTTCATCTAA